Genomic segment of Streptomyces alboniger:
CCGTGGCGAGGAGCACGCGGCGCAGGCCGAACGGCTCCAGGTGCGCGCGGACCGCGTCCACGAGCGCGGTGCCAAGGCCCGTGCCGCGCGCGGCCGGGGTGACGTACACATCGCAGAGCCAGGCGAAGGTGGCCCGGTCGGTCACCACGCGGGCATACGCGACCTGATCCCCCGAACTCCCTTCGTACGCACCGAAGTTCAGTGACCCGGCGATCGCCGCGTCCTGCTTGGCGCGGGAACGGCCGAGGGCCCAGTACGCGTCCGTGGACAACCACTCGTGGACGCGGGCCGCGTCGATGCGGGCGGGGTCGGCCGATATCTCGTACTCACCGTGGAGCGTGACACTGTCGTTCATTCCCCGACCCTGCCAGGAGCGCCCGCGCGCAGTCGAGCGTGTTCCGTCTGGTGGGACGGGCGCCCTCGGCTACCCCCGCACCTCGTCACAGGCCTCGCGCAGTCTGCGCACTCCCTCGCCGATCTCCCCCACCCCGGCGACCGCCGCGAAGCTCAGCCGGACGTACGCCGCCGGGGGCTCCGCGGCGAAGTACGGGCGGCCGGGGGCCACGGCCACGCCCGCGCGCAGGGCCGCCGATGCCAGCGCCGCCTCGTCCGTGCCGTCGGGCAGCCGCAGCCACAGGTGGTAGCCACCCGCGGGGATGTGCGGCATCGCGAGTTCGGGAAGACGCAGCCGCAGCGCGGCGGCCATGGCTTCCCTGCGGACCCGCAGCTCACCCGCGACCGCCCGCAGATGGCGCGGCCAGGCCGGTGAGCCGACCAGTTCGA
This window contains:
- a CDS encoding GNAT family N-acetyltransferase, encoding MNDSVTLHGEYEISADPARIDAARVHEWLSTDAYWALGRSRAKQDAAIAGSLNFGAYEGSSGDQVAYARVVTDRATFAWLCDVYVTPAARGTGLGTALVDAVRAHLEPFGLRRVLLATADAHGVYEKVGFKALETPDRWMALGEQ